A genomic region of Fodinisporobacter ferrooxydans contains the following coding sequences:
- a CDS encoding ACT domain-containing protein, giving the protein MKKKRQFYLVAEEILPEAMWKTVKVKEMMARGEVQTVNEAVQQVELSRSAFYKYRELVFVQHDIDADRLITLFLILEHRSGTLSTVLNSIANFGGNIITINQGVPMGEIAHITATIGIAQMNISVDDLLTQLLQFPGVRKAEVVGYS; this is encoded by the coding sequence ATGAAAAAGAAGCGCCAATTCTATCTGGTTGCAGAAGAAATTTTGCCGGAAGCGATGTGGAAAACTGTAAAAGTAAAAGAAATGATGGCTCGCGGTGAAGTGCAAACGGTGAATGAAGCAGTACAACAAGTCGAATTAAGCCGCAGCGCTTTTTATAAATACCGCGAATTGGTATTTGTACAGCATGATATAGATGCGGACCGTTTGATTACACTATTCTTGATACTCGAACACCGTTCCGGAACGTTGTCGACCGTTTTAAATTCCATTGCGAATTTTGGCGGCAACATTATCACGATCAACCAAGGAGTTCCGATGGGCGAGATCGCACATATTACGGCAACGATCGGAATTGCACAGATGAATATTTCGGTCGATGATTTACTGACCCAACTGTTGCAATTTCCCGGTGTCCGGAAAGCGGAAGTCGTAGGATACAGTTAA
- the thrB gene encoding homoserine kinase produces the protein MKVRIPATSANMGPGFDSFGLALQLYNEIEVERIEQGLVITVDGEGSEYVPLDEQNIVFQAIRYVFEKAGEEVPPLNIHIHNEVPITRGLGSSATAIVGGVLAANRLLNDRYSQQRLLTFASDLEGHPDNVSAAMLGGFVVSGQFAAGAAVLYKRFELPKEFTCVVAVPNFHLATSVSRNVLPEQVKFCDAVANIGAAGLLVAAVASGDMELLRDSMRDLIHEPYRMPLVPGMEKAVRLAREAGAFGVALSGAGPSVIAFCDENRMERIRAALFAGLAEAGTNCTTLVLKPDWNGASFVDEEKYRHSPAQTSGFEKSVRIS, from the coding sequence ATGAAAGTTCGCATTCCCGCCACATCGGCAAATATGGGACCTGGATTTGATTCGTTCGGTCTGGCCCTGCAGTTATACAATGAGATTGAAGTAGAGCGTATCGAGCAGGGACTCGTAATTACTGTAGATGGAGAAGGCAGCGAATATGTGCCTTTGGACGAACAAAACATCGTTTTTCAGGCGATTCGCTACGTGTTTGAAAAAGCAGGCGAAGAAGTTCCGCCATTAAACATTCATATTCATAATGAAGTGCCGATTACGCGGGGGCTGGGATCCAGCGCCACGGCAATCGTTGGCGGTGTGCTTGCTGCCAATCGCCTGTTGAACGACCGCTATTCACAGCAGCGGTTGCTCACATTTGCGTCTGATCTGGAAGGCCATCCGGATAATGTCAGCGCGGCGATGCTGGGTGGATTTGTCGTAAGCGGGCAATTTGCAGCCGGTGCCGCCGTCCTGTATAAGCGGTTTGAATTGCCAAAGGAGTTCACTTGTGTTGTAGCTGTTCCCAATTTTCATTTAGCGACTTCCGTGTCCCGGAATGTTCTGCCGGAACAAGTAAAATTTTGCGATGCTGTCGCTAATATCGGTGCGGCTGGATTGTTGGTAGCCGCTGTAGCGAGCGGGGACATGGAATTGCTGCGGGATTCGATGCGGGACTTGATTCACGAACCGTACCGCATGCCGTTGGTGCCAGGCATGGAAAAAGCGGTGCGGCTGGCCAGAGAAGCAGGAGCTTTTGGCGTCGCATTAAGCGGTGCAGGACCGTCTGTCATCGCGTTTTGTGACGAAAACCGCATGGAGCGGATTCGGGCTGCATTGTTTGCGGGACTTGCCGAGGCCGGCACAAATTGTACGACACTCGTGCTAAAACCGGATTGGAATGGGGCAAGTTTCGTGGATGAGGAGAAATATCGACACTCCCCGGCGCAAACGTCCGGCTTTGAGAAGTCCGTTCGCATATCATAG
- a CDS encoding Mov34/MPN/PAD-1 family protein, with translation MNNKSAIDSKISAQGNSVAHERLLVPEFLRQIMFAQAAASPNREICGLLFGHKGSDYIGQEYIGIPNIATVPNRFVMDPEALISALFAKKGSEHAAHLIGIVHSHPDVQGKSVPSLIDVLGHWSKDTLSIILYRIADTWEMAAYRIDATQLTTQRISVAIVSTGPCG, from the coding sequence GTGAATAATAAATCTGCCATAGATTCCAAAATTTCTGCACAGGGGAATTCGGTTGCACATGAACGATTGCTCGTGCCTGAATTTTTGCGCCAAATCATGTTTGCACAGGCCGCTGCGTCTCCCAATCGGGAGATCTGCGGTCTTTTGTTTGGGCACAAGGGTTCGGATTATATTGGACAAGAATACATTGGAATTCCGAATATCGCTACGGTACCCAATCGGTTTGTCATGGATCCGGAAGCTTTGATTTCGGCGCTATTTGCGAAAAAAGGGAGCGAACACGCCGCACATCTGATCGGCATTGTTCACAGTCATCCGGATGTTCAGGGAAAATCCGTGCCATCATTGATAGATGTGCTTGGACATTGGTCTAAAGATACATTGAGCATTATCTTGTATCGTATAGCGGATACCTGGGAGATGGCCGCATATCGAATCGATGCAACACAGTTGACAACCCAAAGAATATCCGTTGCCATTGTATCGACAGGTCCCTGCGGATAA
- the asnB gene encoding asparagine synthase (glutamine-hydrolyzing) has protein sequence MCGICGLMTKNNQAVDETTIIRMCDQIIHRGPDDHGVYLDHGVGLGFRRLSIIDLEGGHQPLSNEDGTVWIIFNGEIYNYQSLRRQLIDLGHTFKTEADTEVIVHLYEEKGPDCVRELRGMFAFAIWDSRNQQLFAARDYFGIKPFYYVETGDHFAFGSEIKSLLQVPGVKREVDAQSFWNYLTFQYVPEPDTMFRQIKKLPPAHRMVLKNGTLKIERYWEASFHPEPDKPLSFFVEGTRELLKESVKIHMNSDVPRGAFLSSGVDSSTVVALLRKMEQVKTFTVGFEGAGGMNEIEYARETARILGTEHRDVVISAETYREQLPRLAFYQDEPVADPSAIALYFVAELASKYITVVLSGEGADEIFGGYTIYREPLSLKMFDYMPPSMRRTLGSMAAYMPEGVKGRSFLMRGSKPVQERFVGNAFIFTDEEKRRFVKINADAPGFVKPFDITGNYYQRAASYDDVTKMQYVDIHTWLAGDILMKADKMTMANSLELRVPFLDKEIFEFAAKIPMQYRLMNNTTKFVLREAVKDILPKEVSTRKKLGFPVPMRKWLRNEFYDWAYQLIESSPIDSLIDKSYVLQLLEDHRKEVRDNSRKVWTILMFILWHQIYIEHSVHINPAPSPNIQVRRNYQQESVTV, from the coding sequence ATGTGTGGTATATGCGGTCTGATGACCAAAAACAATCAAGCGGTTGACGAAACGACAATCATCCGCATGTGCGACCAAATCATCCATAGAGGACCTGATGATCATGGCGTGTATTTGGATCACGGGGTCGGACTTGGATTCCGCCGTTTATCCATTATCGATTTGGAAGGCGGGCATCAGCCACTATCCAATGAAGACGGTACTGTTTGGATTATTTTCAATGGTGAAATCTATAACTATCAGTCCCTGCGCCGTCAATTGATCGATTTGGGACATACATTTAAAACAGAAGCAGATACAGAGGTCATTGTTCACCTTTATGAAGAAAAAGGACCGGATTGTGTCAGAGAACTGCGCGGCATGTTTGCATTTGCGATTTGGGACAGCCGCAATCAGCAACTGTTCGCAGCTCGGGATTACTTTGGGATCAAGCCTTTTTATTATGTGGAAACTGGCGACCATTTTGCGTTTGGTTCGGAAATCAAAAGTTTATTGCAAGTTCCGGGTGTCAAACGGGAAGTGGATGCCCAATCTTTTTGGAATTATTTAACGTTTCAATACGTACCGGAGCCGGATACGATGTTCCGGCAAATTAAGAAATTACCCCCCGCCCATCGAATGGTTCTGAAAAACGGAACATTAAAAATTGAGCGGTATTGGGAGGCATCCTTTCATCCGGAACCGGACAAGCCATTGTCCTTTTTTGTTGAAGGGACACGGGAACTGTTAAAGGAATCTGTCAAGATACATATGAACAGCGACGTACCACGCGGCGCTTTTTTGTCCAGCGGCGTAGATTCCAGCACGGTTGTTGCATTACTACGGAAAATGGAGCAAGTAAAAACTTTCACAGTCGGTTTTGAAGGTGCCGGCGGAATGAACGAAATCGAATATGCACGGGAGACTGCGCGGATTCTGGGGACAGAGCACCGGGATGTCGTCATATCGGCGGAAACGTATCGGGAGCAGTTGCCAAGGCTCGCATTTTATCAAGATGAGCCGGTTGCCGACCCATCTGCGATAGCGTTATACTTTGTAGCCGAATTGGCGAGCAAGTACATTACCGTTGTGTTATCAGGAGAAGGGGCCGATGAAATTTTCGGCGGATATACCATATATAGGGAACCTTTATCCTTGAAAATGTTTGATTATATGCCGCCGTCGATGCGGCGGACATTGGGTTCCATGGCAGCCTATATGCCGGAAGGTGTCAAAGGCAGAAGTTTTCTGATGCGCGGATCCAAACCTGTGCAGGAGCGATTTGTCGGAAATGCGTTCATATTCACGGATGAGGAAAAACGCAGATTCGTAAAAATCAATGCGGATGCGCCCGGTTTTGTGAAACCTTTTGACATTACGGGAAACTATTATCAGCGTGCTGCTTCGTATGATGATGTGACAAAAATGCAATACGTGGATATTCATACTTGGCTTGCCGGCGATATCTTGATGAAAGCAGACAAGATGACAATGGCCAATTCTCTCGAATTGCGCGTGCCGTTCTTGGATAAGGAGATTTTTGAATTTGCCGCAAAAATTCCGATGCAGTATCGTTTGATGAACAATACGACAAAGTTTGTCTTGCGGGAAGCAGTCAAAGATATTTTGCCCAAGGAAGTATCGACCCGAAAAAAACTGGGGTTCCCTGTACCGATGCGAAAATGGTTGCGGAATGAATTTTATGACTGGGCATATCAGTTGATTGAATCGAGCCCGATCGATTCATTGATCGACAAATCATACGTGCTGCAATTGCTGGAAGATCATCGCAAGGAAGTACGCGACAATTCCCGGAAGGTATGGACGATTTTAATGTTTATATTGTGGCATCAGATATATATTGAACATTCTGTGCACATCAACCCGGCTCCCAGTCCGAATATTCAGGTTCGCCGCAACTATCAGCAGGAATCGGTAACGGTGTAG
- a CDS encoding competence type IV pilus major pilin ComGC — protein sequence MHGKRERQISPFQRRQRGQERQRFISYPANDRGFTLLELMVSVFIISVLMAIAIPNLRGSGEKAQKAACESDQRLIRTALDSYWVENHSYPTGTTDEIVNTLVSDKYLQAKPKEPSGGQFSVIISNDTAQVSCSVHGELGDTDGVSPTTP from the coding sequence ATGCATGGAAAGCGGGAGCGGCAGATATCACCATTTCAGAGGAGACAGAGGGGCCAGGAGAGACAACGGTTCATTTCTTATCCTGCAAATGATCGCGGATTCACTTTGCTGGAACTCATGGTGAGCGTTTTTATCATTTCTGTCCTGATGGCAATTGCCATACCGAATTTGCGTGGTTCCGGCGAAAAAGCGCAAAAAGCGGCCTGCGAATCAGACCAACGATTGATTCGCACTGCTCTGGACAGCTATTGGGTAGAAAATCACAGCTATCCGACTGGAACAACGGATGAAATAGTAAACACTCTTGTCAGCGACAAGTATTTACAGGCAAAGCCAAAAGAACCATCCGGCGGGCAGTTTTCAGTGATCATCAGCAACGATACGGCACAAGTATCATGCAGTGTACATGGGGAATTGGGGGATACGGATGGGGTATCGCCGACCACTCCTTAA
- the thrC gene encoding threonine synthase, which produces MWKGIIDEYREFMPFSKDVQAVTLQEGNTPLVYANNLSERTGLHIWLKFEGANPTGSFKDRGMTAAITKANADGANVVICASTGNTSAAAAAYAARCGMKAVVVIPSGKIAMGKLVQAVMYGAQIVSIEGNFDAALQIVRDIADHYPITLVNSVNPYRIEGQKTASFEICDALQAAPDILALPVGNAGNITAYWKGFKEYYEHGKSDRLPRMFGFEAEGSAAIVRGEPIPNPETLATAIRIGNPASWQGAVQARDESGGVIDSVTDDQILEAYRLIGREGIFCEPASAASVAGVLKMYEQGKIEQGSRIVCVLTGNGLKDPDTAMRFATDGLITKLPADRDAVVEAIYGGSVSGVGR; this is translated from the coding sequence ATGTGGAAAGGAATTATCGATGAGTACCGTGAATTCATGCCGTTTTCAAAGGATGTACAGGCTGTTACCTTGCAGGAAGGCAACACGCCATTGGTATATGCGAACAATTTGTCAGAACGGACAGGATTGCACATATGGCTGAAATTTGAAGGCGCCAATCCGACCGGCTCTTTTAAAGATCGCGGCATGACAGCTGCCATTACGAAAGCAAATGCAGATGGCGCCAATGTGGTGATTTGTGCATCGACCGGGAATACTTCTGCAGCGGCAGCCGCATATGCAGCCCGCTGTGGCATGAAAGCAGTCGTCGTCATTCCGTCCGGGAAAATTGCCATGGGAAAACTGGTGCAGGCAGTGATGTATGGTGCCCAAATTGTCTCGATCGAAGGGAATTTCGACGCTGCCTTGCAAATCGTCCGGGATATTGCCGATCACTATCCGATTACGTTGGTAAACTCGGTAAACCCATATCGGATCGAAGGGCAAAAGACTGCTTCGTTTGAAATTTGCGACGCATTGCAGGCAGCACCGGATATTCTGGCGCTTCCTGTCGGCAATGCCGGGAATATCACGGCATATTGGAAAGGCTTTAAAGAATATTACGAACATGGAAAAAGCGACCGTCTGCCCCGCATGTTCGGATTTGAAGCAGAAGGCTCTGCGGCTATCGTTCGCGGCGAACCGATTCCAAATCCGGAAACATTGGCAACCGCTATTCGAATTGGCAATCCGGCGAGCTGGCAAGGCGCCGTACAAGCGAGAGACGAATCCGGCGGCGTCATTGATTCCGTAACAGACGATCAAATACTGGAAGCGTATCGCTTGATTGGACGGGAAGGGATTTTCTGTGAACCTGCATCTGCCGCTTCTGTTGCCGGTGTTTTAAAAATGTATGAACAAGGGAAGATTGAGCAAGGCAGCCGAATTGTTTGTGTTCTGACAGGAAACGGCTTGAAAGATCCGGATACTGCCATGCGCTTTGCCACAGATGGTTTAATTACCAAATTGCCGGCAGATCGGGATGCCGTCGTAGAAGCGATATATGGCGGCAGCGTGTCGGGTGTGGGACGATGA
- a CDS encoding type II secretion system F family protein, translating into MKWLAGLAGQGRLLIFRWQQLTQRRIPLSDIVRWTRMFHGLLAAGLPISDCLQTLYRSESLLHPQLTAITGQLLQAIHQGERVSASLHSTRLPALFVHMVQIGEETGELALCLQMMKRHYQQQLEWQRQIRKLLTYPLTILLATCILLSFLAWFVLPQFQSMYQMMGIHVSESLQLALVGIRYGLPAIGVCGIGMLLLCWFRVYQLWQQPQRLAAAFLSACKYPFIRMYLKLWFSVAFAESLGILLQAGVSLSQSLQIMEMSKQQPLLQYFAERFHQSILQGDSPTIAAQSFPFTNDLLAMIQLAEQTGDLAGNFTHAAHVLREEWRDAIGFFIERLQPVFMIVIGGFVGGTVLLVLLPMFQLMSAM; encoded by the coding sequence ATGAAATGGCTCGCTGGTTTAGCGGGACAGGGCAGACTTCTGATATTTCGATGGCAACAGCTGACACAACGCCGAATTCCGTTATCTGACATTGTTCGTTGGACACGCATGTTTCATGGATTGCTTGCTGCCGGATTGCCAATCTCCGACTGCTTGCAAACATTGTACCGATCCGAGTCGCTTCTGCATCCACAACTGACCGCCATCACAGGTCAACTGCTGCAGGCCATTCACCAGGGTGAACGAGTTTCTGCTTCCCTGCATTCCACACGTCTCCCGGCGCTTTTTGTACATATGGTGCAAATTGGGGAAGAAACAGGAGAACTTGCCCTTTGTTTACAGATGATGAAGCGCCATTATCAGCAGCAGCTCGAGTGGCAGCGGCAAATCCGCAAACTGCTGACATATCCTCTCACGATTCTTCTGGCAACCTGTATTTTGCTTTCGTTTCTCGCATGGTTTGTTTTGCCGCAATTTCAAAGTATGTATCAGATGATGGGGATCCATGTAAGTGAATCTTTGCAACTGGCCCTCGTCGGCATCCGATATGGGTTGCCAGCAATCGGTGTTTGTGGCATTGGCATGCTGCTTTTGTGTTGGTTCAGAGTGTACCAATTATGGCAGCAACCTCAGCGATTAGCCGCAGCATTCCTGTCCGCCTGTAAATACCCGTTTATCAGAATGTATTTAAAACTGTGGTTTAGTGTGGCTTTTGCCGAATCCCTGGGGATTTTGCTACAAGCGGGAGTATCTCTTTCACAAAGTCTGCAAATTATGGAGATGTCAAAGCAGCAACCTTTATTGCAATACTTTGCGGAAAGATTCCATCAGTCCATTCTGCAGGGGGATTCTCCGACAATAGCCGCGCAATCCTTTCCTTTTACGAATGACTTGTTGGCAATGATTCAATTAGCAGAACAAACGGGTGACTTGGCGGGCAACTTTACGCACGCTGCACATGTTTTGCGGGAAGAATGGAGGGACGCCATTGGATTTTTCATTGAACGGCTGCAACCTGTTTTCATGATCGTCATCGGCGGTTTCGTAGGAGGGACAGTGTTATTGGTTTTATTGCCGATGTTCCAATTGATGTCAGCCATGTAG
- the obgE gene encoding GTPase ObgE, producing the protein MFVDTARVYVKGGDGGNGMVAYRREKYVPEGGPAGGDGGHGGDVIFAVDEGLRTLLDFKYQRHYKASPGENGRNKNQHGRSAESYIVKVPPGTVVTDADTGEFLGDLTANGQQLIVAKGGRGGRGNTRFATAKNKAPDMAEKGEPGEERWVQLELKVIADVGLVGFPSVGKSTLLSVVSAARPKIGAYHFTTLSPNLGVVDVGDGRSFVLADLPGLIEGAHEGQGLGMQFLRHVERTRVILHVVDMAGSEGRDPYEDWLKINEELQYYNAKLEQRPQVIVANKMDISEAEERLQEFRQKVGDGFPIYPVSGMTRQGIQELLYKVADILDSIPAMEPDALESVEEITERKVYKVEEEAIPFTIHQENGAFIVESARLEKLVRMTNFEQYDAVKRFQRIMKGIGVDQALREKGAQDGDMVIVGDLEFEYSE; encoded by the coding sequence GTGTTTGTTGATACAGCGAGAGTGTATGTAAAAGGCGGCGATGGGGGCAATGGAATGGTTGCGTATCGCCGTGAAAAATATGTGCCGGAGGGTGGTCCGGCTGGCGGCGACGGTGGACATGGCGGCGATGTGATTTTTGCAGTCGATGAAGGGCTGCGTACACTATTGGATTTTAAGTATCAGCGCCATTATAAAGCATCGCCGGGAGAAAATGGCCGGAACAAGAACCAGCACGGACGTTCTGCTGAATCTTATATCGTAAAAGTGCCGCCGGGAACGGTTGTGACAGATGCGGATACAGGTGAGTTTTTGGGAGACTTGACGGCAAATGGCCAACAACTGATCGTGGCAAAGGGTGGACGCGGCGGTCGCGGCAACACGCGGTTTGCCACAGCCAAAAACAAAGCTCCGGACATGGCGGAAAAAGGCGAACCTGGAGAAGAGCGATGGGTACAATTGGAATTAAAAGTAATTGCCGATGTAGGACTCGTCGGTTTTCCAAGTGTCGGGAAATCTACGCTGCTTTCTGTAGTGTCTGCGGCGCGTCCGAAAATTGGGGCGTACCATTTCACTACACTTTCCCCAAACTTGGGTGTTGTCGATGTGGGAGATGGCAGAAGCTTTGTATTGGCAGACTTGCCCGGATTGATTGAAGGTGCACATGAAGGCCAGGGGCTTGGCATGCAATTTTTGCGGCATGTCGAACGGACACGAGTGATTCTGCATGTCGTGGACATGGCCGGATCGGAAGGCCGGGACCCCTATGAAGATTGGTTAAAAATCAATGAAGAATTACAGTACTACAATGCAAAACTTGAACAACGTCCGCAAGTGATCGTAGCCAATAAAATGGACATTTCGGAAGCGGAGGAACGTTTGCAAGAGTTTCGGCAGAAGGTGGGGGACGGGTTTCCCATCTATCCTGTTTCCGGTATGACTCGGCAAGGTATACAGGAATTGTTGTACAAAGTTGCTGACATTCTGGACTCCATCCCGGCAATGGAGCCGGATGCCCTGGAATCTGTGGAAGAAATAACGGAACGTAAAGTATACAAGGTTGAGGAAGAAGCGATTCCGTTTACTATTCATCAGGAAAACGGTGCATTTATTGTAGAAAGTGCACGATTGGAAAAATTGGTGCGCATGACCAATTTTGAGCAATACGACGCCGTCAAACGATTCCAACGGATTATGAAAGGGATCGGCGTTGATCAGGCGCTGCGAGAAAAAGGCGCACAGGATGGGGATATGGTCATCGTCGGAGATCTGGAGTTTGAGTATAGTGAATAA
- the zapE gene encoding AFG1/ZapE family ATPase yields MQHIGSALSDLGSIAKKFRGTYTIEDFYKNIPELKELNLSRDAVSRGQIALLDYLKQKRICKECKGYENCGKMGDAQGMTEVLGEYNGELIVRTHHCQPYMQWQELRRVERFKQYSGRVYGLERFAFSNFPAEQRKKFPKLYTTALQFSDTYQVGEASKGLYIFGPPGVGKTHLLLAIVNRLTERRIPCIFIRAETIFDKLRSLIGSGQDVEPIVETYCQVPVLAIDEFAQERANEFTIDRIFRIINYRFNAQLPTLFTSNYEPPAIYGRVSPELQQMVDALKSRIVQMNRHGRLDGEDARLRDIQFLDR; encoded by the coding sequence TTGCAACATATCGGTTCTGCTTTATCGGATCTTGGCTCGATCGCAAAAAAATTTCGTGGAACGTATACGATAGAAGATTTTTATAAAAACATTCCGGAATTGAAGGAATTGAATCTTTCCAGAGATGCAGTAAGCCGCGGTCAAATTGCCTTGTTGGATTATTTGAAGCAAAAACGGATCTGCAAAGAGTGCAAAGGCTACGAGAATTGCGGGAAAATGGGCGATGCGCAAGGGATGACGGAAGTGCTTGGCGAATACAATGGCGAGTTGATTGTACGGACACACCATTGCCAGCCGTATATGCAGTGGCAAGAACTGCGGAGAGTGGAACGGTTTAAGCAATATTCCGGAAGAGTCTATGGTCTCGAACGGTTTGCATTTTCCAATTTTCCGGCAGAACAGCGCAAAAAATTCCCCAAATTATATACGACCGCTTTGCAATTCAGCGATACGTACCAAGTGGGTGAGGCTTCCAAGGGATTGTATATCTTTGGGCCGCCGGGTGTGGGCAAAACTCATCTGTTATTGGCAATTGTCAACCGGTTGACGGAACGGAGAATTCCTTGTATTTTTATCCGCGCTGAGACGATTTTTGATAAGTTGCGCAGTTTGATCGGTTCCGGACAAGATGTTGAGCCAATTGTTGAAACGTATTGCCAGGTGCCTGTTTTGGCCATTGACGAATTTGCCCAAGAACGGGCCAATGAATTTACAATCGACCGCATTTTTCGCATCATCAATTATCGGTTTAACGCACAACTGCCGACGTTGTTTACCAGCAACTATGAACCGCCGGCGATTTACGGGCGAGTCTCGCCCGAGTTGCAGCAGATGGTAGATGCTTTAAAAAGCCGGATTGTACAGATGAACCGTCATGGCCGACTGGATGGCGAAGATGCGCGCTTGCGGGATATCCAGTTCCTCGATCGATAA
- a CDS encoding GspE/PulE family protein — protein MFRLPSSEGMVGMDELLQFAVEKRASDIHVEPYKHAYRVRLRVDGALFTLPESIPAADAQRLIIRLKNLAGMDISEKRRPQDGSFPWIIDNGGDMQEKQPHRVDVRISSMPTIDGEKLVLRLLYATNGRLSLEELGMDRSTVQVFRNLLEFPYGMILVTGPTGSGKSTTLYTALQLLNDPRINIVALEDPIEYSIQGITQVEINSRSGITFATGLRSLLRQDPNIIMIGEIRDAETAEIAIRAALTGHRVFSTLHTSDSIQAIVRLIDMGIEPYLVASALRGVIAQRLVRKRCPHGCMHDIPANIQPTSDHPATDAPHHQTGSYDPKFISVDGSMESLTCKTCNGTGYAGRTGAFEILPLHASLKRLISQNGSEDELRLLARKQGMEMLDNILLRYVKEGITDSHEMARWFSGTGQTSDISMATADTTPNSVI, from the coding sequence ATGTTCCGTTTGCCAAGCTCTGAAGGGATGGTGGGAATGGATGAATTGTTGCAGTTTGCAGTCGAAAAACGGGCAAGTGACATTCATGTGGAGCCATACAAACATGCGTATCGTGTTCGGCTGCGAGTGGATGGGGCGTTGTTTACATTGCCTGAATCGATTCCGGCAGCAGATGCACAGCGACTCATCATTCGGCTGAAAAATTTGGCAGGTATGGATATATCGGAAAAGCGGCGCCCTCAAGATGGAAGTTTTCCGTGGATCATCGACAATGGAGGAGATATGCAGGAAAAACAGCCGCACAGAGTCGATGTTCGCATTTCCTCCATGCCTACGATTGACGGTGAGAAGCTGGTGCTGCGTCTTCTGTACGCGACAAATGGCAGACTGTCATTGGAAGAATTGGGAATGGACCGTTCGACAGTACAGGTGTTCCGAAACTTATTGGAATTTCCATACGGGATGATCCTCGTCACAGGACCTACGGGGTCCGGTAAATCTACCACTTTATATACCGCACTGCAATTGCTCAACGATCCGCGTATCAATATTGTGGCATTGGAAGATCCGATCGAATATTCGATTCAAGGAATCACGCAAGTCGAAATAAATTCCCGTTCAGGCATTACGTTTGCGACCGGTTTGCGCTCATTGTTGCGACAAGATCCGAATATTATCATGATTGGAGAAATCCGGGACGCCGAAACGGCGGAAATCGCCATTCGGGCTGCGTTAACCGGACATCGGGTTTTTAGTACGCTGCATACATCTGACAGTATACAGGCGATTGTACGTTTGATTGATATGGGCATCGAACCATATTTGGTGGCTTCTGCTTTACGAGGAGTGATTGCACAACGGCTTGTGCGAAAACGTTGCCCCCATGGCTGCATGCATGATATCCCCGCAAATATACAGCCAACTTCTGATCATCCGGCTACAGATGCGCCACATCACCAGACGGGTTCGTATGATCCAAAATTCATAAGCGTAGATGGAAGTATGGAATCACTGACTTGCAAGACGTGTAATGGGACGGGCTATGCCGGGCGAACAGGCGCCTTTGAAATTCTTCCGCTGCATGCATCGCTGAAACGGCTGATCTCACAAAACGGCAGTGAAGATGAATTGCGACTCCTTGCAAGAAAACAAGGGATGGAGATGTTGGATAATATACTTTTGCGCTACGTAAAGGAGGGAATTACCGATTCGCATGAAATGGCTCGCTGGTTTAGCGGGACAGGGCAGACTTCTGATATTTCGATGGCAACAGCTGACACAACGCCGAATTCCGTTATCTGA